The window gaaaataggtttctcaggttcacctaaaaccctcacaattgtgtctttcaaatgggcttacacaattcaaaaaccctaacctttgagttttctggctctcctcagataatcaaaacaataagatttttctggcttaatctaaaaaaaaaaccaaaataaagaaatttacaataatgtaaaaatacctggatttctccttttgtagtagcctggaagaaccaatcggagtagaagttcgaacatagaagttcaattgtctaatactcactttgaaatggttctaagttctaattgattttaaattaaatcaagttagggctagctctatttgattttgattccaagaagtggaatatcccaattcctctttcaaattagattggaatgtataaacaaaatcaaataagaaaagctaacaaaagagaattttaaatatgcacaaagtagcttaaaatgaacacaaacttatctcagagtgatgtcttgatttttcttgaattggattatcaaactctaaaattcgtgctctatttttagttgcagaaatcgtatctacgactggtcctgtggacactaagACTGGTCATAAGTCGaatagatttttaaatttttgagcgcgatcggataaaatcgttccacgactagtcgtagtccTTGCACGATCGGTCGTGacacctctacgactggtcgtggggcaccaggtttgttcgctgtagtttgagtcatagatcctaaactggtcataggacgagtcgtgcactgttcacacgaccggtcgaacagagtccaggactggtcgtagctcaaccaaaaaataccaaaaatttgcaacaaacttaggactagtcttgaaatttcttggactggttaagGCAgctttaggactagtcgaacaaggtccaggattagttttagaacagaccaaacatctataaaatgattcaatttgaattatgtatataaaatgacctaccataaggtcaatctaaggtcattcataccttaaatgagAAGTAtatatggacattgaaacttcatttcttcagatgatgcatggttgacctttgaagattatgaaactttaagATCTTTAcaagatgtagcttgaacttgagatcttctaaagcttaaattatacttcatcttgtatgttatattgagttgtacttgagtcttgaacaagaacttgcCTTTTGATGTAGCTTTTGGAAGactctgaactttgaagcttacagtacatgaccttacatttcttgaagtagatcatcattcctaacttgaagcattgtgatgtagtatcttgaacatataaatcaacatgctacacaagacacaaattatgtttttggcaccacaaaatttgataacTAAAGGAGcagaaaaccatagcacttacaaaaaccttaggatctagccgtccaaaaacaccagaattatgagataataaaacaatgaaataaatcaaagcacgaACCACACaacacgagatttttacgtggaaaaccctcgagAAGGTAAagaccacgggacctcgtccagagcaacaatccaatatgaagtagaatgttacaaccgatcacaagcacacctcgcttggatcaaaccttctttactcacgcaggagcggatgaaaaataagagaataaaagaaaaacaaagagatctcactgatcacaagaacgtagaagtgctgagatgtcgagtgcacagtagatcacctctacgagcagaatctcccttccacaagctttctctctctctctctctctctctctctctcacctttgatagccctaaactctttagcaaacccttgcaaagctttagaaaattCTTTTGCATTACCTAGAACAGCCCTAagtacccctatttatagtttaggcaacttgctTCCACACCtctttgaaaaccgcctcaaatttacaagTCCGCACAAAATCTGGATATGAagcataacctcgactagtcgagcagggtcctcgaccggtcgagcggcccactcgactggtcgagtaccatgGAGTTCCAAATCAAtttgctcactggactttgagtcgagcacaactcgatcggtcgagcagtgctctcgactggtcgagtaacatgctgattccactgtttgtggcatctgaaccacaccacatctcctttgacctgaggaggaaaaccccatcaccgtgaggcccaccatgatatatgggttttatcctcgacatctatctatttttctagatcatttcagggtatgatcccaaaattgaggcagatcccaggctcaagtggaccacatgagagAAAgtggtggtgataatgacaccgacagttgaaaccttactacggcacccaatgatgtttatttcccatctatgttgtttataaggtcatgatagagacttgaatgaagggaaaacacaattaccgtattgatccaaaacctacgtagctcttaagaagtttttaagggtgggcattcaatccccactgtgtggtccatttgagccttcatTCTCTTTATTTTGAGGCCCTACCCTgaaatgatattaaaaataaatacaaataaagagcttggataaaacccatacataatGGTGGACCTGATAAGCGCTCACCTAGGAGTCCATAAGCAGGCCGGAGGCAGTTGGCTTACCTTTCAAACATGCCTATAAGCAGGCCGGAGTCAGTTGGCTTACCTTTTAAGCATGCTTTGAGTTGGTTCATCTTTGACACTGGCACATGGCAAACTCAAATGTGTGGccatatcttcttctttttactGTGTGGTGTTGCTTTCAAATATGTTTTGTATGGGCAATCTTAGAAATGGCACGTGTCCTGATCAAATGTAGCCATGTTGGTAGGACAATATAAAATAAGCATGGATTCTATCCtcactgtctattcatttttcagattaatccaaggcatgagcccaaaactgaaacaTATATCCAACACTTATATAAAATAATAGAGATAATGATGTCCATattccttaagggcctgtttggccagttgcattggaatggattaggtgggatgaaattgcatccgttcttgtgccaattccactccatgtttgggaagaatggaaaagcttggaagtagatcAGATGGAATCGCATTGTGTCCCGTGCCAATTTTactcaatgttagtaagttgtgtaggtcccaccatgatgtgtgggctatatccacaccgtccacccattttttcagatcattttagagcatgggccaaaaaatcagatagatctaaagctcaagtggaccccaccataaaaagcaacggggattgaatacttaccgttgaaaacttcttaggggccaaataagttttggatctgcctcatttttaggcccatgccataaaatgaggttaaaaaacaaatgaacggtttagatataacacatgtgtgttattctcaatagtttcaaatgatggtaggtatatccattcaatgtactaccGTGTTACAAACAAAATATGGAATTAAGCTTATTCCATGGTAACaggaacaatccctgccatgagtaataattatgtttctttaatcccatcccacctaatccttttcaatgcaactggccaaacaagccctaaatggTCTAGagtattgtttatttgtcatcaaacatgTTCGCGTGGTTTCACTTAACTAGATGAACCGCAGACACAAattagctccatccaaaacttttgtggcccaagaagttttctaACATAGCTAAGGCTtttaattttcaatgtttcatgtggtgtggttggcttgagatttggatatgattaaaatagatggagggcatagatgaaacacatgcatcacgatgcTCCCACATAAAAGTCAAACTATATATGCTTTTGGCGTCGTGATCCCTCCTCAATGAACGTCCTCTCCCCTTCCTAACATCGCTCGTCCTGATGAGCATGCAAGCGTACCACGTGTGGGGTTGACGTGGGGAGGTAGATGATGTGGACTTCAATATGGGGAGCACACCTGTCTCAAGCAGGGGACAGATGTTTTTAGAGGAGTTTTGAGAATCTCTATACCGTATACTAGGGAATCCAAATCCTCTTTggctccctccctctctcaataTATTTGGAGGAAAGACGGATCACAGTTGCAAAGCATAGCAGAGAATAGCAAAAAGGTAGGATCCATGGCTCAGTTGATAGGTAAGGCAAAGAACTTCGTGGCAGAGAAGGTGGCTCACATAAAGAAACCAGAAGCGAACCTGACGGATGTATCAGTTAAGAAAGTTAGCAAAGACTCGGCCACCTTCAATGGCCAAGTCTCTGTATCCAACCCATATAGCCACGATCTCCCCATCTGCGAGATCACCTACTCTCTGAAGAGCGCAGACAGGTGAGGGACGTAAAAAACTTGCTTATATTTTGTTCTTCATATTAATTAATTCTTATAGATGTGGATGTTGTGATTGTTAAAGAGTAATAGCATCAGGGACGATGATGGATCCAGGGTCAATCAAGGCCAAGGAGACAACAGCGCTCGACATCCCTCTCAAAGTCCCTTACGACTTCCTATTGAGTCTTGCCAAGGACGTAGGCAAAGACTGGGACATCGACTATGAATTCCAAGTAGGACTCTGCATGCAAATCCCTGTCATTGGCAAGTTCACGCTCCCCCTCTCTAAGAAGGGGGAGATGAAGCTCCCAACCATTGCTGACGTTTTCTAATTCACTCttctactttatttatttatttattatttacctctttcttttcttttatcggGCATTGTTTATAACAATGAATAAAAGTTTCCTGTGGCGACCTATCTACTGCATGCCACCACTGCACAACGGAATTCTTTTAAGGCTCCTTTgtgaaattttggatttttttattttttaattattatttatt is drawn from Magnolia sinica isolate HGM2019 chromosome 5, MsV1, whole genome shotgun sequence and contains these coding sequences:
- the LOC131247169 gene encoding late embryogenesis abundant protein Lea14-A, producing the protein MAQLIGKAKNFVAEKVAHIKKPEANLTDVSVKKVSKDSATFNGQVSVSNPYSHDLPICEITYSLKSADRVIASGTMMDPGSIKAKETTALDIPLKVPYDFLLSLAKDVGKDWDIDYEFQVGLCMQIPVIGKFTLPLSKKGEMKLPTIADVF